In the genome of Saccopteryx leptura isolate mSacLep1 chromosome 10, mSacLep1_pri_phased_curated, whole genome shotgun sequence, one region contains:
- the LRRC3B gene encoding leucine-rich repeat-containing protein 3B, whose product MNLVDLWLTRSLSMCLLLQSFVLMILCFHSASMCPKGCLCSSSGGLNVTCSNANLKEIPRDLPPETVLLYLDSNQITSIPNEIFKDLHQLRVLNLSKNGIEFIDEHAFKGVAETLQTLDLSDNRIQSVHKNAFNNLKARARIANNPWHCDCTLQQVLRSMASNHETAHNVICKTSVLDEHAGRPFLNAANDADLCNLPKKTTDYAMLVTMFGWFTMVISYVVYYVRQNQEDARRHLEYLKSLPSRQKKADEPDDISTVV is encoded by the coding sequence ATGAATCTGGTAGACCTGTGGTTGACCCGTTCCCTCTCCATGTGTCTCCTCCTCCAAAGTTTTGTGCTGATGATACTGTGCTTTCATTCTGCCAGTATGTGTCCCAAGggctgtctttgttcttcctccGGGGGTTTAAATGTCACCTGCAGCAACGCAAATCTCAAAGAAATCCCTAGAGATCTTCCTCCTGAAACTGTCTTATTGTATCTGGATTCCAATCAGATCACCTCTATTCCCAATGAGATTTTTAAGGACCTCCACCAACTAAGAGTTCTCAACCTGTCCAAAAACGGCATTGAGTTTATCGATGAGCATGCCTTCAAAGGAGTAGCTGAAACTTTGCAGACTCTGGACTTGTCTGACAACCGGATTCAGAGTGTACACAAAAATGCCTTCAATAACCTgaaggccagggccagaatcgCCAACAACCCCTGGCACTGTGACTGTACCCTCCAACAAGTGCTGAGGAGCATGGCGTCCAATCATGAGACAGCCCACAATGTGATCTGTAAGACTTCTGTGCTGGATGAACATGCGGGGAGGCCCTTTCTCAATGCTGCCAATGATGCTGATCTTTGTAACCTCCCTAAAAAAACCACCGATTATGCCATGCTGGTCACCATGTTTGGCTGGTTCACCATGGTGATCTCGTATGTGGTGTATTACGTGAGGCAAAATCAGGAGGATGCCCGGAGACACCTTGAATACTTGAAGTCCCTGCCAAGTAGGCAAAAGAAAGCAGATGAACCTGACGACATTAGCACTGTGGTATAG